The Candidatus Hinthialibacter antarcticus genomic sequence TCCGTGAAATACGTTCTGATGAAGAGCCTCCGCTTGAAATGTTTATTGGCGAAGCGGGGCTGATTGGCAGACGTTATACGCTGGCGACTGGCGTGACGGGATTGCGGCTTCGTTTTACCGATGGCGAGGGATGGAAGACTTCTTGGAGTTCGGAAGAGGTCATAACCAATTTTCGCATTTCACCCAATAGCCCCAATTTTAATGCGAACCGCGATTTGCAATTTAACGAGAAAGGCCCTCCATTAATTACTGAAATTACTTTAGAACTAGCAAACGGCGATACTGTGACCGGCTCGGTTGAAATCGGGTCAGGAAACATGCGTGGTCGTAAGGGCGCAATGAGCGTTGAGCGCGGGGCGCCTCTTCCTGGCGTGGGCGCTCCTGGACAAAACGCGAAGGCGCCGTCGCTTCCTGTGCCCACCGCGTTCCCACGGCCTGAGACGCCGTCAGCGGGGATATAAATATGAATACGAAATCACGAAACGAACGCGGCATTGTGTTGGTCATCACGTTATGGGTCATCCTCGTACTATCGGTCGTATCGTTGTCGTATTTACGTCAAGTCAATTTAGAATTAAAGATGGCGGGTTTTCAGCGCGACGCGGCGGTGGTCGATTCAATCGCCAAAGCGGGATTGCAGCAGGCGGTGATTCTATTGCGTGAAGACCGCATCAAAGATAGCGCCGAAAATATTCAAGAAACCATGTTTCGCTTTATGGATGATGACATTTATTTATATGACGGCGGAACCGAAGTTTGGGCGGACAGCCCCGAATTATTAGAAGACGTAATGTTCTATGAGAACGGAGACAAAGCGGGTTATTATTTTGTTAAGATTGAAGACGAGTCTGCTAAATTTCCCATTAATAATCAAAAAACAACAATCGAAATGATCGCCCATCTGTTAGAGATGACGGGCGTTCAAGAAAAACAGTCGCAAAGCCTGGCGGCGGCGATTATGGATTGGCGCGACGCTGATACCATTCCGACTGATACCGGTGAGCAGGGGTATGGTCGCGATGGTGCGGATGAAACCTCTTTCTATAACACCGGGCGCCGTTCCAGAGATAAAGACGTTCCATCGGTCATTATGAAGAATTCACCGATTGATAGCATTGATGAACTTTTGTTGATCCCTGGTATGACGCCGGGAATTATTTATGGAACAGTTGAACCGGAAGAACAGAAAAGCCAGGGGCGCGGGCGGAGACAACGTCTGCGTCGCGGCGAATATTTGGGGTTGATCCATTTCATCACCATCTATAGCGATACGGTGAACCTCAATACCGTCAAGCAGGAAGTGTTGGAATCATTGTTGTACATGCCGCTTGGAGAAGACGCCGAGCATGTGGCGCAGGAGTGGGTCGATTATCGCAACGGCCGCGACAATACGCTCTATACCAAAGACGATAATGTGTTGAAGACGATTGACAATAGCGACTTGGACGACGTTCATTACACCGAAGCCGACGGCATGACGGAAGAATTAGTCACGCAATTCGGCGCCGGGATATTCACCATCGCGACCAAAGCATTTTCAGTGGAGTGCCTCGCTGAATATGAAGGCATCGAAAAAGGGTATCGGGCGATTATCGGTCGTGACTTTGTGCCGTGGGACCAATTGCCGGTGTTTGGTCTTGATACAGACAAGATCGAAGATTTAGAGCAAGTGCAATTACAGGTGCGCATGTTTGAACCGATCTTTGACGCGAAACAACGAATTCAACGGTATCTATAGAATTATAGGAGAGGACATGGCGAGAGCGCCGCGAAGTTCACGTACAAAACAAAAAGCCAAAACGCGCAGCACCTCGACGCAAAAATTGGGGCGCGGAAAACGCTATGCAACCGGCATCGACATCGGACGCTTTTCGGTGAAAATTGTCACGTTGGGCGGCGATGATGAAGGCAAGATTGATTTCCGCAAAGCGACCGTCGAG encodes the following:
- a CDS encoding type II secretion system protein GspK, whose product is MNTKSRNERGIVLVITLWVILVLSVVSLSYLRQVNLELKMAGFQRDAAVVDSIAKAGLQQAVILLREDRIKDSAENIQETMFRFMDDDIYLYDGGTEVWADSPELLEDVMFYENGDKAGYYFVKIEDESAKFPINNQKTTIEMIAHLLEMTGVQEKQSQSLAAAIMDWRDADTIPTDTGEQGYGRDGADETSFYNTGRRSRDKDVPSVIMKNSPIDSIDELLLIPGMTPGIIYGTVEPEEQKSQGRGRRQRLRRGEYLGLIHFITIYSDTVNLNTVKQEVLESLLYMPLGEDAEHVAQEWVDYRNGRDNTLYTKDDNVLKTIDNSDLDDVHYTEADGMTEELVTQFGAGIFTIATKAFSVECLAEYEGIEKGYRAIIGRDFVPWDQLPVFGLDTDKIEDLEQVQLQVRMFEPIFDAKQRIQRYL